The genomic region AAGTGCCACAACCCTTAGGTCAAGAACAGGCTAGCCACACAtactgtcaagagtgctttgtgCAAGAACGCTCCTGGTATGGGTAGTTAACAGAACAAATTACAAAACACTGAGGTATAAATATTCAAGCCTCAGCTAGGTAGCTGCCACCAGTTCCTTTGGTCTACCTCACAGCCAGAAACCAAGGGACAATCTTCTGGCCCTCCTGCAACTAAAATCAAGAAAGTTACCCTTGCAAGGTAGCATACTTACAAGGCGAGTTTCAGAAAACAGTTATTTTGGTAGCTTTAGCCAATCCAGACCAAAGGATTGGGTTCAGATTGAAGCCTCTTGAATTcaaaaacaccacaaaatataattagagatttattaaaattgtgcaaggaaTTTGAACAAAACAACAGTgaggactgaaaataaaaactcTAATTGAAAAGACTAACTACACAATTATAGGCATTGATTCTAATACAAGATGTTACCACAAAGTCTTTCTTACAATCCAGGTTTTTCTCAATCCAGTCCAGGATAAGTTCAGGTTTCCAGTCATTAGGACTCACCCACAAGACAGGCTCAAAACAAGTACCCAGAATAAGGAACTTGGAACAAAATTATGATGAAGAATCTGAGCTATATTCCCAGAGACGTGAATTGGCGTGATCTTGGTTAGCCAATCAGGTGTATCGTTGATGATGTCAATTAACCATGGTGGCCTTTTGTTGGCCATGTGGCCAAGGGGTCAGAGGAATTTGATGTAACTGGACCCTCTGCAGCTAAGTCCAGCTCCCATCTACAAAGGCTGTTATCCCACTATGATCTCAGTCTGTTAGTTAGATAATGCATTTTCTCAGACCTGGTGTCCTTTGGATTAGATTACGGATGAAGATGTACTCTTTGCACCTACCTCTCTTAACTAAGTTTCCACAAGTAAGTAACCTGCTGAGTTTCAACCAGGAAATTTTCCATGTTAGCTAAGCCACAGCCTGGACCAGTGTTTGAAAGAAACAAGTACTGCATTAAGGACATCAGTTTCTTTGTACAGACACCTAAGAGatgtaacattttcaaaaatattgaGGCCACAGAAGAAAATTGTGGGAAAGGACTGGAAAATTAAGATGTCTGCTGTACTTATCAAGCTTCAACTTGTTTGCTGCTTTAATAAAATGCATCTAACTTagcatttaaaaatacactttgCATATTTATGAGACTCATATAAGAATAAATGACTGATTTTTCTACAGCCAAATTGTAAATACAGCAACATTTTATAATACCTGTTTTAGTTTTTGCTATGCGATAGgtcataaaacataaaaaccaaaaaTAGAAAACATTAATTTGATAATGAGCAAAAGCGTCATTTCAACAAAGGCTGATTTAATCACAATAAGAGTAGCAACAATATGAATGTCAAGTAAATttaattgaaaacatttgttCCTTCAGTAATGTTATATATCATAGATGGTTAAGTAAATGAATGCCAGCAAACACATCAAGAGGTGCCAAGGGACACCACATGGGGCTTTGTGCTATAGCACAatagtccccaacttttttgagcttgCAGGCTCTTTTGCAATTCTAAGACAGGGTGGTGGGCGCAACTATGAAATGCCTGCCGCAGGAGGCACAGCTAACTGCAAATTGTTGGAGAGTGAGGTTATGTATAACAGCAAGTCTTCCACATTTTGAGTAGAAGTTTGGCTtaacaaaatgctttttaaattaacattttttaagaaatatttttctgcatatacACAGTTTACCTTCAttcatacagtgaagatccttgttctGTGGTGCCGGCTGATATCAACACTTGTTTTTTGAATTTGTATAACATATGGGAAGCCCTGCTAGGAAAGATCAAATCTGgtcccatccactttctaaaaacacttggtgggcgctAGGAAAGGTATTGGTTGGTACCACATTAGGACACCTGTGGCAGCACATATGATAAATCTTTGTATTTAGAGCAGGTTGGTAGCAAGTACAGGTAAAGGCTAGCCACAAGGCCCTGACAATATGTATAGACCCAAAGTCTAATATGTACATGCCTCAATGAAAGGAACTGTGAGAAGGATGAAGTGGCAAGCAGCCTGGGTCTGACACAGGTTGAAGCAGGTAAGAGACATCCAAAAAATAGCTCAGCTCTAACTAAAGGGCTTACTCTCACTTAACATTTTTTATTTggagagcaaaataaataatCCCTGTCAAGTGTGAAATGTCTGTGTATAAAATTGAAATACTGAACTTActcttgttttttcttcctttagGTTATAATTGAAGTGACAGAAATGTTGCACAATGCTAGCTTACTTATAGATGACATAGAAGATAATTCAAAGCTTCGACGAGGTTTTCCAGTGGCTCACAGTATCTATGGAATACCATCTGTAATAAATTGTGCAAATTTTGTGTATTTTCTTGGCTTGGAGAAGGTTTTAACACTTGATCATACAGATGCTGTAGCTGTATTTACTCGCCAGCTGTTGGAGCTCCATAAAGGCCAAGGCCTGGATGTTTACTGGAGAGATACTTACACCTGtcccacagaagcagaatataaaacCATGGTTCTGCAAAAGACAGGTGGCCTTTTTGGACTAGCTGTGGGCCTCATGCAGTTGTTCTCTAACTACAAAAAAGATTTAAAACCACTTCTTAACACCCTTGGGCTCCTCTTTCAAATTAGAGATGACTATGCAAACTTGTACTCCAAAGAATATAGTGAGAACAAAAGTTTTTGTGAAGACTTAACCGAAGGGAAATTCTCATTCCCGACTATCCATGCCACACGGTCCAGGCCAGAAAGCACACAGGTGCAGAATATCCTGCGACAGAGGACTGAAAATGTAGATATAAAAAAATACTGTGTACATTACCTTGAGAGTGTGGGTTCCTTTGAATATACACGAAAAACCTTAAAACAACTTGAGTCTGAAGCTTATAGACAGATTGAATCTCTTGGGGGAAACCCGGAGCTTGTAGCATTAGTTGAACATTTAAGCAAAATGTTCAAGgagaatgaaaactgaaaccagttGTCAGGCACATGACTGGAATCATTTTATAATTCCTTCCATTGATGGATAGGAACAGATCTCAAACATTTTAAGGGATAATGGTGTTTGGCTTCATCCTGGATTATCTTTGGCTTAATTTCAACTGCTCATTTAATACTGCATAAAGCTACAaatttaaatatagctatcaAGTTTTACTGTAAAACTTCATTCTTAgtccatttctttttattgtgGATTTATTTTCATTCTGACCAAGACATGTAATCAACTTCTGAATACAAGACAGCATGGATGTTTCACCTTCaatgttttattaaatttgcatTTATCTAGTTCTGCTGTGTCCAAATACATAGTCCAGAATGTTCTCATTTCCTTTTCCATTCGCTTTGAGCCTTGGATTCATGTATGCAGTAAAACTAAAATGATTATCAAGGTTGGGTGGGAAGAAGGTGAATTGATCCAGGGCACAAGCCCTAATGGTAGcagacaccaccacccccccacataAAAATCTGATACGTGGTCTTGAATGCCTTAGCTTTGATGCAGGGGTTCCATGGAGCGGGGGAGAGTTTGCTGTTTTTCTCCCTATCTATAGCTTGCTGAAAAGAACTCTGGAACTTTAACTGGCCCCTCCACAATGATTTTAGGGAGCATGGGGGGATTGACGGAAAGCTGGTAATTTGGAGCCTTTCTTACACAGTATGATCTCTGCACACACGCCCAGGATAAAAGACAGGCTAGAAAGATGTGGAAatcgattgggggggggggggtgtttcaaatATGTTTCAAGCTAATGGTTATCTCATTGCAGTGAAACTATACTGCagtaactggttctggtgggtttactggctgtggtctggtgaattttgttcctaacgtttcgcctgcatctgtggctggcatcttcagaggtgtatcacagagaaaagtctgtttcacactgtgtctaagtgagaagggaaagtttaatgtggtatattgtccatgtctcagggtggggaaccaatcattaagtgtttgggtggaacttgcagTAAAATTATGCTGCAGTAAAATTATCCTGAAACTTATTGGAGGTAAAGAATTTAGGACTTAAACATATTTCAGGATGGTTGATTTCCAGAATGTTTCCTTGAGTATTTGTAAGGCTGTCCCTCTTGGCTGAAGATAGCATGATTTTAGGGAGCATGGGGGGATTGACGGAAAGCCGGTAATTTGGACCCCTTCTTACACAGTATGATCTCTGCACACATGCCCAGGATAAAAGGCAGGCTAGAAAGGTGTGGAAATCGATTGTGGGTTATTCAAATACTTTTCAAGCTAATGGTTATCTCATTGCAGTGAAACTATACTGCAGTAAAATTATCCTGAATCTTATTGGAGGTAAAGAATTCAGAACGTAGGCATCTTTCAGGCTGGATGAGTTCCAGAATGTTTCCTTGAGTATTTGTAAGGCTGTCCCTCTTGGCTGAAGATGGGAATTATAGGGCACAAAAATATTGGGGATGAGTAAGGTAAATACAGGCTGAGTTACACGGGATTTTCTGTGTAGCTGAAGTGTGGCTTTAAGCTTGGGTATAAAATGCCTTCTTGCTTTAGctcagtttggatttttttataatttttacaaTTACTTTCAGGCATATAGAATAGTAGGTAAAGATCAGAAGCAACTTCACCCATCCCCTTCACCTGCTTGCCATTATCTAACAGAACCTCTGGAACAGACTTGCCACCAGAAATTACTGCCAGTCCCACAAAATCCCTTGCCTGTCTTGTGCTTTAGTCTGTGAGCCTGAAGATATGGACCTGTTTGTCTTATTTGTGTGCATCACccagtatgtttttttaaaaagataggtcatgcaggcagtggtgggattcaaataatttaacgaccggTTTCCAGCCCTAATGATCGTTTTAAGTATAAAAAAGATATACAGAAAGGTAGTTGATTACTTAAATAATACTTAATGCACATgtatcctcctgatttttgcactgtcataccaaaatcaccagcacagcACAattccagccattagccacatgtctgaacataacaatcacacatcccatgcttcgtgGTGCcatagtggcacaaaaacctgcttgacataagaagaacataaaaacaagcctgctggatcagaccagagtccatctagtccagcactctgctactcgcagtggcccaccaggtgcctttgggaactcacacgcaggatgtgaaagcaatggcctgcagcagctgctgctgctgagcacctggtctgctaaggccagacaaacatggatccttgtggatcctcatgattttttcacttgggcacccccaaatcacctgcacatcacaccTCATAcctctagacacatgtctgaacacaatcctgcatcccatgctccgtgggacaaaaatgtggttaaaacacatggatcttcctgatttttccacttggtcaccccaaaatcaccagcacaacacagcacaacacatattttaaaactctcttataacataatctagttttattgttcttatttacgTATTATTTAAGTAATAAACTACCTTTCTGTATATcttttttatacttaaaacaCTCATTAGAGCTGCAAACaggtcattaaattatttgaatcccaccactggaagtttggaaccggttgttaaattatttggatcccaccactgatcctaatCCATCACTACAATGGATTAAGATTTGTCTAATCTGGGTAAAATGTGAGCACACACATTACTGCTTACTAAGAATGCTTTATTACACAGTGGGAAGAGGCATTGCATTGAATAGCAGAACTGCCATAACATAACTGAATAGCAGAACTGCCATAACATGGCAACCTGCAAATTACTGCAAAAATCCATTCTGCAGATTTGTACACAACAGTCAAGTGAGAATATTCCACAACAGATAAAAATTAATGGTTGAAAAAGCAGTCACCACTTTCTTGTTGCAATAAGTGGctccagaaaaaaatatctccTTGCTATAGTTCAGGATACTTGGGTCCTCTCCAACAAAAGATGATACTTGGACATCAATTTTTGACCACTGTGGAGTACCCATGCTGCTTTCATGATGGAAGGATACTTGGCTCCAAGCCTCCTAACATTTTGTGGAACCTCTCAACGTTTTGTGACCAAACAAGGCCCCATGTCAGCCATTCTGTGACTGGTCTTGCAtctcccagggcagccatttgctGCAGCAACCTCTACCTGTCCTGTTCTcaaagtgcccacaggttcaaaaaggttgaggaactGCCCCTTGGATCCCCTTATGTGGCTGCATTTTTATTCAGACGCAACAGCTAAAGCTGAGCAGCACCTGCGTTGTGCTGTGTCTTCGTAACGAAGCATTATATGGAAATAGAAATTCGACACAGACGTCACCTGGGGAACTTCTGCCTAGAAAAGCCGTTAGCCAGTCAAAGAGTAGCAATTTCAAAGGGAGACAGCTGGCTACGTACCCAGCGCCAGAAGAGCAAAAAATCCGAGTGGTATATGACAATACTGGGCTCTAAAAGGCATGTGCAAAAACAGTAGGAAGGAAACGGATCCCAGAGGGTGTTGCTGTGCGTCGCCGCTGTCACGACTGAAATGGACAGCGGGACACAAGACGCTCCAAAGTGACGGCAGGCTTCACAAAACCGGCCAGTCCGAGAGGCAAGGAAGCAACGAGTCGGTTTATTTTAAACACGGCGGAGAAATACGTTCAGGGAGCTAGCTGCTGCTGTATAAAAATAAacctttaaatattattttaaaaagatcaccCGTCATCTTACGTTTAGTCAAGATTTTTGCACGCACGCCCGACAAAAACAAACCACTCACTCCTTTCTTCCCTGAAACTCTCCAGTCGAAATCCTCGAAAACGTTTTTGCCAAGGATGCCAAAGTCCGGAAAATTATAACCCATCACGCCGCACAAAGTGTTGCAAGACTGCAGGGAAGCGGAGGCATGGCCGTAGAGGCCAGCATAAGAAACCGACAACAACGTGGCTAAAGACGTGGGAAGCGACGGCGTAATACCCGCTCTCGATTAGCGGGAGGTGCTAAAACGACCTGCCCGGTTGCAGGGCGGGGCTCTACGATTATTATTCCCTTCTGCCAGTCCTTGGTCCCTCCCCTTATCCATCTCTCCGCATAGCCAAAGAAAGCGCGAGCTGTACGGGTACTCTCTCTCCCTAGCCGCAATTACCTCTGTTCCTGGGGCTGTGTCGCTCCCGTAGTCTTAATAATGACGTCACCTTCTATTGTTCTTGGGACTTCCACGCATGCGTTAGTTTGAGCacacctaccttccttcctttcccaagtGGGCGGGCTTTTAGAGCCACGTCACCTTTTCCGTGGACTATTTTCAATTGGCCTCGTCCAAACGTTCTGCCTTCCTCTTGGTGCACTTATTGTCACAATAGCTCTCTAGAAAGGAGATACTGCGGGCCGCAGAGGCTTACGGGTAGCAGGTTACAAAGGCGGAGGAAAAAATCCCAAACATTTTGGTGCAAACGGCCGGAGTTAAAGAGACTGGAGGGGAGACAGTAGAGTAGCTCACGCCCCCAAATTTCCGATTTTGTTTAGGTCAGATCGCGTTCTTTTGGCGTGTCATGAAGGCAGCTGTGATACTTTAGATAAAGCAAAACAGCTGACAACATTGGACAGCTTTTTCATGTATTTTTGGAAACTCAACACACTACAGGCTACTTCGAATTTTGACAGTAGCAAACAAATGGTTGGCCAATGCGTTGTGTAACATGTCTCAGTTTATTCCATTTAATGTCCCAGTTTATTCCATTATTTGATACTTAGATTATAGACTTATAACAGTAAGACACAACGGCAAACTAACTCTGAATATCTCGTACCCTAAATCCGCTACAATTTCACAACCAAATAATAATTCAAAAAACTCTTGCCCACATAAGCTTTTGGACTACTTGTAGATCCTTTctcaaaaaatgtttagtagGTGGGTATGATAGTCTATGGAGTAGCATGCTCATCCCCAGAATCCGGATCATTTTCATAATCAATATAGGTAGGactattttattacatttcattTTGTCCTTCCATTTCTGCAGAGACTGCTTATGACAGGTGTAATatttatctccccccacccccataatctagttttgtgtacctctttttattgtcttatttaagtattaagtaTTATTTAAGTAATCAACTACCTTTCTGTATGtctttttttatacttaaaacgATTATTAGGGCTGCAAactggtcattaaattatttgaatcccaccactggaagttccaaactggttgttaaattatttgaattccaccattgCCTgcatgttctttctttttttaaaatctacctaATACATACTGGGTGATGCACACAAATAAGACAAACAGGTCCATATCTTCAGGCTCACAGACTAAAGCACAAGACAGGCAAGGGATTTTGTGGGACAGGCAGTAATTTCTGGTGGCAAGTCTGTTCCAGAGGTTCTGGTAGATCATGGCAAACAGGTGGAGGGGATGAGTGaagttgcttctgatttttaCCTACTATTCTAGATGCCTGAAAGTATTTGTCAAAATTATAAAAAATGCAAACTGAGCTAAGGCAAAAAGGCATTTTATACCCAAGTTTAAAGCCACACTTCAGCTACACAGAAAATCCCGTGTAACTCAGCCTGTGTTTACCTTACTCAACCCCAGTATTTTTGTGCCCTATAATTCTTATCTTCAGCCAAGAGGGACAGCCTTACAAATACTCAAGGAAACATTCTGGAACTCATCCAGCCTGAAAGATGCCTATGTTCTGAATGCTTTACCTCCAATAAGTTTCAGGATAATTTCACTGCAGCATAATTTTACtttaagttccacccaaacacttaatgattggttccccaccctgagacatggacaatataccacattaaactttcccttctcacttagacacagtgtgaaacagacttttctctgtgatacacctctgaagatgccagccacagatgcaggcgaaacattacgaacaaaattcaccagaccacggccacacagcccggtaaacccaccagaactagttacTGCAGTATAGTTTCACTGCAATGAGATAACCATTAGCTTGAAACATATTTGAAACACTAATCGATTTCCACATCTTTCTAGCCTGTCTTTTATCCTGGGCATGTGTGCAGAGATCATACTGTGTAAGAAAGGCTCCAAATTACTGGCTTTCCATCAATCCCCTCATGCTCCCTAAAATCATTGTGGAGGGGCCAGTTAAAATTCCAAAGTTCTTTTCAGCAAGCTATAGATAGGGAGAAAAACAGCAAACTCTCCCCCGCTCCATGGAACCCCTGCATCAAAGCTAAGGCATTCAAGACCACGTATCAGATTTttatgtggggtggtggtggtggtggttctggtTCTTGGTGTCTGCTACCATTAGGGCTTGTGCCCTGGATCAATTCACCTTCTTCCCACCCAACCTTGATAATCATTTTGGTTTTACAGCATACATGAATCCAAGGCTCAAAGCGAATGGAAAAGGAAATGAGAACATTTTGGACTATGTATTTGGACACAGCAGAACTAGATAAatgcaaatttaataaaacattGAAGGTGAAACTTCCATGCCGTCTTGTATTCAGAAATTGATTACATGTCTTGGTCAGAATGAAAATAAATCcacaataaaaagaaatggacTAAGAATGAAGTTTTACAGTAAAACTtgatagctatatttaaattTGTAGCTTTATGCAGTATTAAATGAGCAGTTGAAATTAAGCCAAAGATAATCCAGGATGAAGCCAAACACCATTATCCCTTAAAATGTTTGAGATCTGTTCCTATCCATCAATGGAAGGAATTATAAAATGATTCCAGTCATGTGCCTGACaactggtttcagttttcattctcCTTGAACATTTTGCTTAAATGTTCAACTAATGCTACAAGCTCCGGGTTTCCCCCAAGAGATTCAATCTGTCTATAAGCTTCAGACTCAAGTTGTTTTAAGGTTTTTCGTGTATATTCAAAGGAACCCACACTCTCAAGGTAATGTACACAGTATTTTTTTATATCTACATTTTCAGTCCTCTGTCGCAGGATATTCTGAACTTGTGTGCTTTCTGGCCTGGACCATATGGCATGGATAGTCGGGAATGAGAATTTCCCTTCGGTTAAGTCTTCACAAAAACTTTTGTTCTCACTATATTCTTTGGAGTGCAAGTTTGCATAGTCATCTCTAATTTGAAAGAGGAGCCCAAGGGTGTTAAGAAGTGGTTTTAAATCTTTTTTGAAGTTAGAGAACAACTGCATGAGGCCCACAGCTAGTCCAAAAAGGCCACCTGTCTTTTGCAGAACCATGgttttatattctgcttctgtgggGCAGGTGTAAGTATCTCTCCAGTAAATATCCAGGCCTTGGCCTTTATGGAGCTCCAACAGCTGGCGAGTAAATACAGCTACAGCATCTGTATGATCAAGTGTTAAAACCTTCTCCAAGCCAAGAAAATACACAAAATTTGCACAATTTATTACAGATGGTATTCCATAGATACTGTGAGCCACTGGAAAACCTCGTCGAAGCTTTGAATTATCTTCTATGTCATCTATAAGTAAGCTAGCATTGTGCAACATTTCTGTCACTTCAATTATAACctaaaggaagaaaaaacaagagTAAGTTCAGTATTTCAATTTTATACACAGACATTTCACACTTGACAGAGGGattatttattttgctctccAAATAAAAAATGTTAAGTGAGAGTAAAACCTTTAATTAGAGCTGAGCTATTTTGGGGATGTCTCTTACCTGCTTCAACCTGTATCAGACCCAGGCTGCTTGCCACTTAATACTTCAGACAGTTCCTTTCACTGAGGCATGTACATTTTAGACTTTGGGTCTATACATATTGTCAGGGCCTTGTGGCTAGCCTTTACTTTTACTTGAGGCGCTTTTATGCTCTCCAGGTTTAACCTTCTGCCTTCAGCAATACTTTATGCCAGATTTGAATACCTATCACAAGAAATAAcgtatactcacatataagtcgaatttttcagcacattttttatgctgaaaaagcccccctcgacttatacgcgagcaaGGTGTATtgtaaaaaacattttagggtttttactttgtcggccgccatggggcacagtttttaggctagcggcaccaaaatttcagggatttttcaagagactctcctgatgataccacccaagtttggtaaagtttggttcaggggtccaaagttatggacccccaaaggaggtgccccatcccccattgtttccaatgggagctaatagtagatggggctacattttgagggtccataactttggaccccttgaaccaaacttcaccaaacctgggtggtatcatcaggagggtctcctaaagatacttggaaatgttggtactgttaacataaacattcctcccctgatcaaaaatccagttttgaaggattttaactcttgtgttttagcttggttgctgattgagccaaggtttttgtacttttaaagttattgttgagaccctattgtttttgttgaccctcttttccacttacagagctagtttactgtttttctttgaaataaatattcaaaaacatttaacctactgatgcctcaattaatgtaattttattggtatctatttttatttttgaaatttaccagttgctgctgcatttcccaccctcgatttatatgcgagtcaatacgttttcccagttttctgtggtaaaattaagtgcctctacttatatgtgggtcgacttatacacaagtatatacaggtTTTTTGGGTTTCTATCTCCCTTGTTATAATGCAGCTTTTATACTTAGTTAATGAACTCCATAATTATTCTCTTACTTCATAAATATCAGGGTCATTCAGATGTATTGGTATTACAAGTTTTATCTGACTAGAATTCTTATCAATTTGCTGGGTATTTCCTAGTTGGTCTGAGCAACCATAGATTGCTTGTAAATTACTATGAATAATTTTATccttattctgtttaagtttgtGATCCTTTTAGTGTACCTTCTGACATGCAGATCTGTGTCAACTGGCTATGTAGTACTTTAGACTGCTTAGCATATGCATCAAATACTTAATAAAggttctgtatttatttatttatatttatttatttatatttttaattatatgccgccctccccaacagggcccAGGGCGGCAACAATACAGAatccaaatataataataaaataaccaacaGTACAGTACTTAAAACACCAATAATAGATGGTGAAaaatccctcccccaacccccacttactgcacccatgggaggccaatgatAGTACTggtcaggccagctggctggctagatggaaatgcctggtggaaaagctctgttcaagtcctgcagggccctgatttcaccggggagcttgttccaccaggtaggggctagggctgagaaggccctggcccttgtagccAGACatctttcgggccagggatctccaggaaGTTTCCCTCCAAATGACCGGAGAGATCTAATGGGGCACTACGGGGAGAGGCGGTCCTGTAGGTATGCAGgcccaagaccgctcacagccttaaaggttaacaccaattaTTGAGCAGTACTAATACAGAAAATGTTAGAGTCAATATTCACGTAAACATCACGTCAATATTCATGTAAACATTTATAAAGGAATATAAATTCTATTAAAAAGACACAAAGTGAAGATCATGAATTAC from Sphaerodactylus townsendi isolate TG3544 linkage group LG01, MPM_Stown_v2.3, whole genome shotgun sequence harbors:
- the LOC125426969 gene encoding geranylgeranyl pyrophosphate synthase, whose amino-acid sequence is MEQVEGTCNRILMEPYHYLLQLPGKQVRTKLSQAFNHWLNVPEDKLQVIIEVTEMLHNASLLIDDIEDNSKLRRGFPVAHSIYGIPSVINCANFVYFLGLEKVLTLDHTDAVAVFTRQLLELHKGQGLDIYWRDTYTCPTEAEYKTMVLQKTGGLFGLAVGLMQLFSNFKKDLKPLLNTLGLLFQIRDDYANLHSKEYSENKSFCEDLTEGKFSFPTIHAIWSRPESTQVQNILRQRTENVDIKKYCVHYLESVGSFEYTRKTLKQLESEAYRQIESLGGNPELVALVEHLSKMFKENEN
- the LOC125426997 gene encoding geranylgeranyl pyrophosphate synthase-like, which gives rise to MLHNASLLIDDIEDNSKLRRGFPVAHSIYGIPSVINCANFVYFLGLEKVLTLDHTDAVAVFTRQLLELHKGQGLDVYWRDTYTCPTEAEYKTMVLQKTGGLFGLAVGLMQLFSNYKKDLKPLLNTLGLLFQIRDDYANLYSKEYSENKSFCEDLTEGKFSFPTIHATRSRPESTQVQNILRQRTENVDIKKYCVHYLESVGSFEYTRKTLKQLESEAYRQIESLGGNPELVALVEHLSKMFKENEN